In Cryptomeria japonica chromosome 10, Sugi_1.0, whole genome shotgun sequence, a genomic segment contains:
- the LOC131059823 gene encoding pentatricopeptide repeat-containing protein At4g02750, translated as MNKMRLSVNLAHKISRKSLSAFPSITAQAATETNSVSASINENLTRLANEGKLKEAVAILYDIRHQGASISIYSYTYSSLLQTCASMKALSEGKIIHSHILMNAGSASNISLLNKVVTTYCKCGSLVDARQVFDEMPERNSGSWNAIISGYARQGNCEEALLLFRRMQTEGIEPHPFIMTSILSVCGRLSAMQNGKEIHSYVVRSGFEEEDVFVGSCLVDMYAKCGNVEDARNVFDKMHQRNVVSWNTMIAGYVQIEDLDEASKLFDEMEIIGLKRNAVTWNSIIAGYARNGQGAEVLELFGQMKLAGICPDSVTWNAMITGCAQSGKGNEALELFRQMQLAGLNPNVVSWNSLITGCVQNGCNVNALELLHQMQLTGIKPNSITIVSSLTACARLEDFLHGKEIHDRVVRCGYLSDVFVGNALIDMYIKCRKIKDAQRHFDKMARKDVISWTSMIASYAQDGDYDLVLKFFYQMQLEGTKPNSITWNAMISGYAQNGHNDKALELFKQMQQEGIKPDVTSWNVLIGGYAQNGNGSLALDMLQQMQMVGIMPNVITWNAIIAGNVNNGNAEAALKVYSQMQMQGVKHDPVTLLSVLLACTRLSALQKGKEIHSTIIRKKHDLDVSVGNALIDMYAKCGSIQNGVQVFEKMSDKDVVSWNAMIVGYGMHGHGEDALKVFGQMQQSGTKPNYITFIGVLSACVHAGMVDEGRSYFACMIQNYFITPCVEHYACMVDLLGRAGCLEEAYDFIKSMPLKPTASMLGALLGACNIYNNAELAETVANQLFQIEPQNAGNYVLLSNIYAAAGRWDDARKVRKIMQNRGLKKKPGCSWIDI; from the coding sequence ATGAATAAAATGCGTTTGAGTGTCAATTTGGCACACAAAATTTCCAGAAAATCTCTCTCAGCTTTCCCTTCTATCACAGCACAAGCTGCAACAGAAACAAACAGCGTCTCTGCTTCAATAAACGAAAACTTAACCAGACTCGCTAATGAGGGTAAACTGAAGGAAGCAGTGGCCATTTTATACGACATTCGTCACCAAGGTGCCTCTATTTCTATTTACTCTTACACATATTCTTCACTTTTGCAAACATGTGCCTCCATGAAAGCCCTCTCAGAGGGTAAAATAATCCACTCCCACATTCTTATGAATGCTGGTAGTGCGTCAAACATATCTTTATTAAACAAAGTGGTAACCACGTACTGTAAATGTGGAAGTCTAGTCGATGCGCGCCAAGTGTTTGACGAAATGCCTGAACGAAATTCAGGCTCATGGAATGCAATTATTAGTGGATATGCGAGACAGGGTAACTGTGAAGAAGCCTTGTTACTTTTTCGTCGAATGCAGACAGAAGGAATAGAACCTCACCCGTTTATTATGACGAGTATTCTGTCGGTTTGTGGGAGACTGTCGGCTATGCAAAATGGCAAGGAAATTCATTCTTATGTTGTTAGAAGTGGGTTCGAAGAGGAGGATGTTTTTGTAGGGAGCTGTCttgtagatatgtatgcaaaatgtgggaaTGTAGAAGATGCACGCAACGTGTTTGATAAAATgcatcaaagaaatgtggtctcatggaatactatgattgcaggatatgtccAGATTGAGGATTTGGATGAGGCGTCAAAACTTTTTGATGAAATGGAGATAATTGGATTGAAGCGGAATGCTGTCACCTGGAATTCAATAATTGCAGGATATGCACGAAATGGGCAAGGTGCTGAAGTTTTAGAACTCTTTGGACAAATGAAGTTGGCAGGCATATGTCCAGATTCGGttacatggaatgcaatgattacaGGATGTGCGCAGAGTGGGAAGGGAAATGAGGCTTTGGAACTCTTTcggcaaatgcaattggcaggacTAAATCCAAATGTGGTATCATGGAATTCGTTGATTACAGGGTGTGTTCAGAATGGTTGTAATGTTAATGCGTTGGAGCTGTTACATCAAATGCAATTGACTGGTATTAAGCCTAACTCAATCACCATTGTAAGCTCTCTGACAGCATGTGCTAGGCTAGAGGACTTTCTGCATGGTAAGGAAATTCACGACCGTGTGGTTAGATGTGGCTATTTGTCTGATGTTTTTGTTGGGAACGCCCTTATAGACATGTATATCAAATGCAGAAAAATTAAGGATGCCCAAAGACATTTTGACAAAATGGCCCGTAAAGATGTGATTTCATGGACTTCAATGATTGCAAGTTATGCTCAGGATGGAGATTATGACCTAGTATTAAAATTCTTTTATCAAATGCAACTGGAGGGGACAAAGCCAAATTCGATTACATGGAATGCAATGATCTCGGGATATGCGCAGAATGGGCATAACGATAAGGCTTTGGAACTATTTAAGCAAATGCAACAGGAAGGTATAAAACCTGACGTGACCTCATGGAATGTGTTGATTGGAGGGTATGCTCAGAATGGGAATGGTAGCCTGGCATTGGATATGCTGCAACAAATGCAAATGGTAGGTATAATGCCTAACGTTATAACCTGGAATGCAATAATTGCAGGTAATGTGAACAATGGAAATGCAGAGGCGGCCTTGAAAGTTTATAGTCAAATGCAAATGCAGGGTGTTAAACATGACCCGGTTACCTTGTTGAGTGTACTCTTGGCATGTACCCGTTTATCAGCCCTGCAAAAGGGCAAGGAAATTCACAGTACAATAATAAGAAAGAAACATGATTTGGATGTTTCTGTAGGGAATGCTCTCATAGACATGTATGCTAAATGTGGGAGTATACAGAATGGAGTCCAGGTATTTGAAAAGATGTCCGACAAAGATGTGgtttcatggaatgcaatgattgtgggCTATGGTATGCATGGCCACGGCGAAGATGCCCTCAAAGTCTTTGGCCAAATGCAACAGTCAGGCACGAAACCAAATTACATCACCTTTATTGGTGTTTTGTCTGCCTGTGTCCATGCAGGCATGGTAGATGAAGGCAGGAGTTATTTTGCTTGCatgatacaaaattatttcataacACCCTGTGTGGAGCATTATGCCTGCATGGTTGATCTACTTGGGCGTGCTGGATGCCTAGAAGAGGCTTACGACTTCATCAAGAGTATGCCGTTAAAACCTACTGCAAGCATGCTGGGGGCCTTGCTTGGTGCCTGCAACATCTACAATAATGCAGAGCTAGCAGAAACTGTAGCAAATCAGCTTTTTCAGATAGAGCCTCAAAATGCTGGAAATTATGTGCTCCTGTCAAATATCTATGCTGCAGCTGGGAGGTGGGATGATGCAAGAAAGGTGAGAAAAATAATGCAAAACAGAGGTCTGAAGAAGAAGCCAGGTTGCAGTTGGATTGATATCTAG